One segment of Belonocnema kinseyi isolate 2016_QV_RU_SX_M_011 chromosome 7, B_treatae_v1, whole genome shotgun sequence DNA contains the following:
- the LOC117176473 gene encoding uncharacterized protein LOC117176473, which translates to MSAPRRPSGPIRQHSLQQPPRRQQFRRQRSADEEKPLQIYTNPIRARFCGSPKTDIDRPKIRIAWGEQKSKSEDQVEIVARQIPGKSRPPTARNLKNSSRPSITEKATILYSRQELAERLRLAWKQREENKSNIDIFLAHNTVEERSDSQLSTSRSVTAPPTPLARHLTKRRQELQKVLNPGPKIIATFGKPKNNQSTPVVKTETQIDIKLSGAELKIKNEEEEAGDQPMEDALNLQTFGRAFFKPKETLYNQASNQGSTHQVLNDESNNVKKVEGKETPEESGTTEKKKSCISIDWTNTTEEVPVTNLSNRTKEDSASVSSAKLKRANFQSGLNKAFVGPIIEKTMTLKVADKMSTSNELKFRRTSSAPPIRRAMSVSSGRTQVNIVIDAPATKNAFSDKLELKLHDRKDAMRVVTSDNEPPIKSAISHRPIKSAPIKRRTRSGKRRGYAIGSKDGDNDCQERPRGSRGGRLNFENRMTDVVTMVSLISSADSDSDVEENSLKDDKLIHQLRKKLPTTPIIKSSTNHVIPNSRRPIKSVSFQQESFDEDSPQKIESAKEEKKIFLTRYTLVCGGNSRPSTPEETTTWRTEVAKLVPPLPPLAQETEPLNIPLTDREKRCLAVPIADLRDKKRKLLRTRSTPPKPSEIIMTERIESSLQIRNLQNQNPQKSSIILADSSVKATVNNVTSTNEVPAATEMSAEPPLQTAKEKECWHLYRRMCDKGVFVSFDTVLRGMLTPTEYRIRQKEISQNC; encoded by the exons atgTCAGCACCACGGAGACCTTCTGGTCCCATAAGGCAACATTCTCTTCAACAACCTCCTCGGCGTCAACAATTCCGACGTCAGCGATCCGCTGACGAGGAAAAACCTCTCCAAATTTACACAAACCCTATACGCGCACGATTTTGTGGAAGTCCAAAAACTGACATCGATCGACCCAAAATTCGAATCGCATGGGGCGAACAAAAATCGAAAAGTGAGGACCAAGTTGAAATCGTCGCTCGACAGATTCCTGGAAAATCGAGACCACCAACGgccagaaacttaaaaaattcctcCAGACCCTCAATTACAGAGAAAGCCACGATCCTCTACTCTCGCCAAGAACTTGCTGAGAGACTGCGACTCGCCTGGAAACAGAGAGAGGAAAATAAATCGAATATTGATATATTCCTGGCTCACAATACTGTTGAGGAACGATCTGATTCGCAGCTATCTACCTCTAGGAGTGTTACAGCTCCGCCCACTCCTCTTGCAAGACACCTTACAAAGAGACGTCAAGAGCTTCAGAAAGTGCTGAACCCTGGTCCTAAGATCATCGCTACTTTTGGAAAACCTAAAAACAATCAATCAACTCCAGTAGTCAAAACTGAAACCCAAATAGATATTAAGTTAAGTGGagctgaattaaaaattaaaaatgaggaaGAGGAAGCGGGTGACCAACCAATGGAAGATGCGCTAAACCTCCAGACTTTTGGGAGAGCTTTTTTTAAGCCCAAAGAAACCCTATATAATCAGGCATCCAATCAAGGATCAACTCATCAGGTATTGAACGACGAATCGAATAATGTTAAGAAGGTCGAAGGTAAGGAAACTCCTGAAGAATCGGGAACAACTGAAAAGAAGAAATCTTGCATCAGCATCGACTGGACAAACACAACTGAAGAAGTTCCTGTTACAAATCTATCAAACCGAACCAAGGAAGATTCAGCTTCAGTTTCTTCAGCAAAATTGAAACGCGCTAACTTTCAAAGTGGACTCAACAAGGCCTTCGTTGGACCCATCATCGAAAAGACGATGACCTTAAAAGTGGCAGACAAGATGTCTACTTCGAACGAACTAAAATTTAGAAGAACAAGTTCAGCTCCTCCGATTCGACGGGCAATGAGTGTCTCATCAGGTAGGACTCAAGTCAACATTGTGATAGATGCACCTGCAACCAAGAATGCATTTTCCGATAAATTGGAATTGAAGTTGCACGATAGGAAAGATGCCATGAGAGTGGTAACTAGTGATAACGAGCCTCCTATAAAGAGTGCCATTTCCCATCGTCCGATAAAATCAGCACCAATCAAGAGGCGAACGAGAAGCGGAAAAAGACGAGGATATGCAATTGGATCTAAGGATGGGGATAATGATTGCCAGGAGAGACCTCGCGGTAGCAGAGGAGGTAGGCTGAATTTTGAAAACCGGATGACTGATGTTGTCACTATGGTTTCTCTGATCAGCTCGGCCGATAGTGACAGCGATGTTGAAGAAAATTCTCTCAAGGATGATAAATTGATTCATCAGTTGAGGAAGAAGCTGCCCACTACGCCGATCATCAAGTCCTCTACCAATCATGTCATTCCAAATAGTCGGAGACCCATCAAGTCGG tttcttttcaGCAAGAATCTTTTGACGAGGATTCACCGCAGAAAATTGAATCTGCGaaggaagagaaaaaaatatttctgacgcGATATACGTTAGTGTGTGGAGGAAATAGTAGACCCTCGACACCGGAAGAGACGACGACCTGGAGAACGGAAGTTGCCAAGCTGGTGCCTCCGCTTCCACCACTTGCCCAAGAAACTGAACCCTTAAATATTCCATTAACAGATCGAGAAAAACGCTGCTTGGCTGTGCCAATCGCCGATCTCAGGGACAAAAAACGAAAGCTTTTACGCACACGAAGTACCCCTCCAAAACCCag tGAAATTATTATGACTGAGAGGATTGAATCGAGTTTACAGATTAGAAATTTGCAAAACCAAAACCCAcaaaagtcttctattattttgGCAGACAGTTCAGTAAAG GCAACTGTAAATAATGTAACTTCTACAAACGAGGTTCCTGCAGCAACTGAAATGTCTGCAGAACCTCCTCTTCAAACTGCGAAGGAAAAAGAGTGCTGGCACCTTTACCGTCGCATGTGTGACAAAGGAGTTTTTGTTTCCTTCGATACTGTATTAAG aggAATGCTAACACCAACTGAATATCGAATACGCCAAAaggaaatttctcaaaattgctGA